The DNA sequence AATAATCCCCTGATCTGGCTTAACCAGGAAGGCGCCGCCATCCATTTTTCGCGAAAAATTGCTCCAGGCCTTGCCTCCTCCGCCTATTTCAGCTTCAATGATCAAGGAGATGCCTGGTTATCCTTCGCCAAGTCCCACACCAATGAAATCATAAGAAAGTTCTATGGAGATTTCAAAAAGCTGCAGCATGAAGAGATATTCAGAGAATGGTTTTCCATCAGAGGCGGCCAATCATTCGGGTTCAGCAGATTTGGCTACTATGTTGGGGACTTATTTTTTCAAAGCCAGATTCAACGGCTGGGAGAAGAAAAAGCGATCATTGCCTGGTGCAAGACAGACTTTCTGGAACAGGTGCAGATCTGGCTGGAGAGCAAAAAATCACTTTCAAGCTGAAAGTGATTTCGTTGCCCCTACTTCAAAAATCTCAGGAGGTCTCCGTTCACAACATCATCTGACATGCCAAGCTCTTTTCTGGCTGTTTCCAGATAAGGTTCGCACTTGCTGATATCCGCTTCTTCCCCGGAGTCTATTTTCAGGCAGCTGCCGCTTTTATAAAGATAATCTTCTGCAATGAAGCTTCCATCCCGGAAAACAACTGGCTGATCGGGATTACGGGCAAAAAGATTGCGGCTGAAGCTGTAATGCTCTTCGGGATTGATGCCAAGCAAATGGAGGAGAGTTGCTCTTATATCAATTTCGCCGCCAATTGTCGATATACTCTTCCCCTCTTGCCCCGGAATATGGATGATCAATGGGATCTTCTGCAGCTTCATCCTGTTGACAAGGGTATCTTCCTGTCGCAAAAGCTCCAGCACACCATGTTCATATTTGTCGGAAATGCCGTAATGATCCCCGTACAGCACAAACACCGTATTGTCGTATTCTCCACTGTCTTTCATTTCCTGGAAGAAGGTCTTGATCGCTTCATCCTGGTATCTGACTGTTGTGACATAGCGGTTTACCACCATCTCGCTTGTCTCAGCCTCAGGAATAAGCCGGTCCTCTTCCTCGAGCAGGAATGGAAAGTGGTTCGTTAATGTTATGAAGCGGGTGTAATACGGCTTTTCAAGGCTCTTTAAGTGCGGAATTGACTGCTGGAAGAACGGGATGTCCTTGATCCCATAGTTCACTGAATTTTCCTCTGTCACCTCATAATCGCCTTTAGAGAAGAAACGGTCATAACCAAGCGACTTATACATATCTTCCCTGTTCCAGAAGGTAGGCTCATTGCCATGCAGGACCGCAGCCTTGTAGCCTTCTTCATTTTTCAAAATATGCGGCAGGCTTTTGTACGTATTCTCAAATTTCCGGACAAAAGCCGATCCGCTCGACAAGGGATACAATCCGTTATCGACCATGAATTCTGAATCAGATGTTTTCCCCTGTGCGGTCTGGTCATATAGATTATTGAAATAAAAGCTATCCTTTGACAGCGAATTTAGGAATGGGGTTATTTCCTCACCCTTTACCTTTTGATTAAGGACGAATCCCTGGGTCGATTCCATGCTGATGAGGACAACATTCATTCCTTCGGCAGCACCGAAATAATCGGAAGGCTCCGCTGTCCTGCCGTTTACGTACTCGGCAGAAGCCTTGGCATCAGATGCATCTGCAAATGCCTTTTGCAGGGGATATGAGGCAGCTACTCCTATATCATATAGATGATACGGATACAGTCCAATATTTTTGACAAGCTGAGGACGGTTGTATGATTCTGTGAAAAGATGCGGCGCATTTACAAGCCCGATCACCCCGGTCATGAGGAATAGGGCGATGCAGGCACCACCATACTGCCATGCCGTTTTTCCTGTCACCGTCATTTTTGTCAGCTTCTTTTTCCTGATAAAAAGAAAATACAATAGCAAATCAATGAAAAGCAGCAAATCCCAGGGACTGATCAGTTCCAGGGTGCTCGGTCCCAGGCCTCCGACGTTTTTGAATTGGAAAAGAATCGGCACCGTGACGAAATCAGTGTAAAAACGGTAATATAAAAGATCGGAATAAAGGATGCCAGTCAGGACCAGCATTATCAGCCATATTCCAGCAGGCTTCACTTTCTTTTTCCAAAATAGGCCGCCCCCGATCAAAAGCATCAGCAGCCCCAATGGCGAAAAAGTGAGCAGCATTACTTCAAGCAGGCTTGCAGCATGCAGATTAAAGCCGATGAAAGATACTGCAGCTGTTTTGAGCCACATAAAGAAGACGGCTACCCATACCGGGGTCAATTTCTTAAACTGTTTCATATTGATACCGTTTTTCGTTCTGTATTTTAAATGCATGTTCCAGGATCTTCAATGCCTCTGCTGCTTCTTGTTCGCTTATGCTCCCCATGAAAGCGGCCTGAATCCAATTTCTTTTCAGCAGATATTCACTTTCATAGCTGATCAGCACACCTTTACTTTTGCAGTAATCACCTATTTTTTTGCTGGAAATAGTTTCCGGTACGAGTATTGTGATGATGCCAGGAGAATAGCTCTCATCCCCAAGAACTATCCACCCGTTTGCCAACAGCCTCTCCCTTGCCTGCTTTCCAATCCTTGATGTTTTTTCATAATCAATGAGACCGCAAGCTTTGTTAAGCGCCGTGACGAGATTAGAAGAGTGGGTATAAGGGATGCTTTCATGTTCCTGATACATTTTCAAGTCCAAATATCTTGGTATATGATTGCCGCCTAGAATCCTCTCCCTGTGAAAAACAATCGCCAGGCCGGGATAGGATCCGAATCCTTTGCCGCTGACCGCTGATGCAAGATAGATTTCCTTCAGATCAAGGGGCACTGCACCTGCCGAGCTGCAGGCATCCACACAAAGCTCAATCCCACGGCTGCCGCATAGCTCCTTAAGTGAATCTAAATCATATAAATAGCCTGTCGAAGTTTCACAGTGAACAGTCCAAATCCAGCTGATCGAAGAGTTGGATTTGATTAACTGTTCAATCTCATATAAATGGATCGGCTCATTCCATTCTTTTTCAATAGATTGAAAGGATAGCCCCTGCCTTTTGGCATGGTCAATCAGCCGGAAGCCAAATTCGCCATTCGCCAGAATCAGCCCTGTTCCCCGTAAGCAGGATAGCTGTGCAGCAACCAGATCATTGGAAAGGGTTCCTGTCCCGACGACAACTTCTGCATGGGCAGCCCCGGTCATGTGGCATAGACTGCTGCGGAGTTGATGGAGTTCTTTTTTAAACTCTTCGCTTCGGTGGGATATGGCAGGCTCTCTGAATGCTCTTTCAGCCTCCGGATGGATCGAAACCGGCCCTGGCAGCAAAGAAATCCTCTTAGCAGGCTCAGTCTTTTTCTCCATGAGGCGGATAAAAGCTTTAGTCGAGCGTTCAAAGTTTTCCTTTGTTAAGTACATGGGCTGAAATTGTGCCCCCTCTTCCCCTGTTAAAGGGCCAAAAGGAATAAAGCCGATCCGCCTGTACAGTTTCAGCTGCCGGACTGTACCGGAAATAAGGGCCATCGTATACCCTTTTTCAAGGCAGAACTGTACAAGCCTTTCGCATAAATGATAAAAAACACGGCTGCTTCTGTATGCTTTCTTGATCGATAAAAGACGGACCTCGCAAGCTGTTCCCTTTACGGGGAGGCAGTCATCAAGTGACTCAAGCTTATAGTCTAGAGAAAATGGCCTTTTGGCACGGATGGCAATCATACCTACCACTTCCTCTCCTTTTTTGGCAATCATATATGTATTTTCCTGATGAAATCTATCAATCAATTCATTTTTATCATTTTTGCTGTGCTGCGGAATTTCCTCTACAAATGTTTGATAATTAAGCTGATGGATTTGTTCAAACTCGCTCTGCTCACTGGCAAGCTTATACGTTAAACTTTCCACGGTTGACCTCCTATGTCAGACATGATGATCCGGTTAACTGGCTCAGCTAATGGATAATATATTAATTAAAAAGTATAGACTACCTCGTAATACTATATATAATTTAACGTTTAAAAAGAGTAAAAAGTTTCATTTTCTAACATATTTCTTCTTTTAGCCTTTCTAAAAATATTGCAAACCCGCAAAATAAAAAGGAACCCTCTATAAATCTGGGTTCCCGGACTTGCTTAAGACAGCGGTCTATTTCTTCCCGCCTCCGTTGTTCAGATAATTCGGCCTGTACCGGTCATCATCCCTGGCAGAATACACAAAGCTTATCCCCATCGCAAATGTGCCGAACATAAAGCCGAATAAATAGCCGGCGGAATGGAATCCCGAAACGAAGCTGACAATTGCCGCAGCAAGCAGAACCAGCAGAATAGACAAGAAAACTTTACCCATCCTTCGCCCTCCTTTTCCTTAATATACCATATCATATTTTCTAAAAAACTTCCTGTTTAAAGTGCCTTTAAGTGGCCGGATTCATTATAGTACTCTACAAGCCACCCTTTTTCATTAAATTTAAGGCTGCAGATGCAGGCATTTTCAAGCTTCGTTCTGCCAGAACCGATCACGCCTGATGAAAGCAGTGACAGCAGGGCATTTATGGATGCTCCGTGCGAAACAAGGATCACTCTTTTCCCGCTATAGAGCATGCTGATTTTATCAAGCCCTTCACTGAGCCGTGTATGATGGTCCTCTTTGCTTTCCATCTCTGGATAATCCCTATCGGGAAAAAGAGCGTGCCTCTCCACAGCTGTTAGACCTTCAGCTCTGCCAAAACTTCTTTCAATGAATTCCTCCATTAACACCAAAGGCTTCTGGATATTTTGGTTAATGATTTCTGCAGTCTGTCTGGCTCTTTGCAGGGGGCTTGAAATGATAATATCCCAATTTTCATTAGCAAGGTGATCCCTGCACGCTGCTGCCTGGCGGACACCCATCTCATTTAACTCAATATCTGTTCTTCCCTGGATCCTGCCTTCAGCATTCCAGTCAGTCTGGCCATGGCGTACAAGGCAGATTTCAGTCATGTTCACTGCCTCCTGCTATTGGACTCTTATAATGCGAGAGTCTCTTCCCCATAATGACGTAGGCAGTTCCTGTTTGGTCAGGAAAAAAGGATTCCTTTACTGTTGTCCAACCAAGAGACCAATACAACTGCCGGGCAGCGATGTTATCCTTTTGAGTTGTGAGAATAGCGGTCTTATTTGGCAGCTGCGCCAAAACTCTTTGTTCAAGAAGGCGGCCGATCCCCTGCTTTCTGCTTTCAGGATGGACGGCCAGCTCCACCACTTCAAAGCAATCCTCCAGCCAAGTCAGCGCCTCTTCTTCAGAAAGCTCCTTTTCAATCAAACCTCTATAATATTGACCCTTTTGTGAGTAATAGCCATAAACGAAACCTGCCAGTCTGGCATCACCCTCATACGCCATTTCTCCCTGGAAGCCATCATAGCTGCCATGTCGCATCAGTCTTTCCACAAAAGATTGATCTTCTTTATTCCAGACCAGATTATACAGGCTTGCAGCTTCGACCAGGCATCCTTCTTTCGTTTCCATTTTCTTCAGATGTATTTTGTCTTTATTCATATTCATGCCTCACCCTCCATTATTCAGGCAGACAATCCTGCTCTAATTCTGCGGAAAATATTCCATCGGCGCATTGCAATGCTTATAACCATTCCTTTTATAAAATTCGACCCCTTCCTCACTCGGCCAGACGATGATAAATTCATAATGGTTCTCTTCAATCCATGTATTGATGGCCGTGATCAGCCTGCTTCCGACTCCTTTTCCGCGATATTCCGGTACAGTATAGACATTGGTCATATAGGCGAAGGGATAGGTGATACGGCCGGGCCTTGGAACTTTTTGTATTCTTTCTATGTACATATGTGATACAACTTTCCCATGATCTTCCGCGATCCAGATATACCAAATGTCTCCCTCAATAGCTTCCTCCAGAAAGAATCTGCATTCTTTCTCGAATTCCGGATAATCTTTTTCTGAAAAAGTGCCCTCCTCATAATCTTCAAGCGTGAAGTCCCATCTCATTCTAATCAGCTGATCTATATCCTTTCTTTCTGCGAGCCTTATTTGCATTTTACAGCCTCCATATTTTCATTAAGTAATTCTTCTGCAGCCTGCCATGGTTTTCCTTTATTTTAAAAAACTGCAGTGAATATTGGCAATTTTATGCTAAAATAAATTCCATTCAAATGATACTTATATAGAAAGGCGGTAAATGATGATTCAATTTTTCACCTATAACTGGCAGGTCAGGGATGAGTGGTTTTCAATGGTGTGAACAGCTGAAAGAGGATGAACTGCTTAAGAAGCGGACGGGAGGAGCGGGGAGCATACTTCATACACTGCTTCACATAGCCGACGTTGAATACAGCTGGATCCGTGCTATCCAAGGTCTGGGCGATACCATCGTTGATTTTGAAGAATATCGCAGTCTGACTGAGGCCAGGCAGCTCTCCGACTCTTTCCGGAAGGATATCAGGAGCTATTTTGCCGAAGGTCTGATTGCTGCATCTGATTTTACTGTTTCTGTCCCATGGGATGATGAGGATTTTAGCAAAAACGAAATTCTTCATCATATTATTGCACATGAAATCCATCATATTGGACAGCTATCTGTTTGGGCACGGGAATTGGGACTAGCACCGGTCAGTGCGAACTTTTTAGGCAGAGACTTGTAAAATACCAGCTTAAAAGGCTGAAGCAGCAAAATAACCCTGTCTGTCTTTCTCTGAATTTTTAAAAGAAGATTGATCCTTTTTCACCGGCCCGCTTTTGGCCGAAAGTAAAAAAAAAACGCCCCTGCAGGCGTTGATTATTTTCGGCTGGCTTGCTCTTCATTTCCATTGATCATATTTCTGACATCCTCAACCATACTGTTGAAGGTTTCATTTACTGTATTTAAAAGAGTATCTTGGCCTCTTTCTACTGGCACGCCTGCTTGTTTCTCTTCCTTTTGCATAGATATCACCTCCCAGCCATAGAATGTGCCAAAAAAAGCAACATAATGCATGGGAAAATCAAAAATGCAAACTCTCTTCATCGAAAATGAAAAAGCGGGTGCCCGCATCTCCTGTCATCTTTCTATGATTCTCTGCTGGACATCCCCGCCCGGCTGACGTATACTAGCCATATTTATGCAAGAAATAGCAGATTGCTGGAAAGAAAGGTTTGAGATCATGCTTCAAAACCCAACAGGAAGAGAAAGGCTTGCCCTTGCTTTTCTCCTTAGTTCATTAGGAATTTTAGGGCCATTTAACATCGATATGTACTTGCCAAGCTTTCCCGATATCGGCAGAGACCTTGATGCCTCTGCGTCCCTTGTACAGCTCAGCTTGACCGCCTGTCTGATGGGGCTCGCTGCCGGTCAGATGATTGTCGGGCCGATCAGTGATGCACAAGGCAGGAGAACACCGCTTCTGATTGGGATTTCCCTTTTTAGCATCGCTTCATTATTTTGTGCGCTTGCACCAAATATCACTACGTTTATAGCTGCCCGTTTCTTTCAGGGGCTAACCGCTTCAGCCGGGATTGTCCTGTCGCGTGCAGTTGTGAGGGATGTATTCAGCGGTACAGAGCTGACGAAGTTTTTCTCACTATTAATGGTGATAAATGCTACCGCTCCGATGATTGCCCCTATGACCGGCGGCGCGCTCCTTTTACTGCCATTCGCCAGCTGGCACACCATTTTTTACTTTTTATGTGCGCTTGGACTTGCCATCGTTACACTCATTTCCATACGCCTGCCTGAGACGCTTCCTGCTGAAAAGCGCATTCCCAGCAGTCTGGGAGGCACAGTCAAGGCAATGGGCGGCCTATTTAAGGATCGCTCATTCATCGGCTATGCCCTGATTGTCGGTTTTGTACACGGAGGAAGCTTTGCTTATGTATCCGGAACACCATTTGTTTACCAGGGAATCTATGGCGTCTCTCCTCAGGTGTTCAGCATCCTGTTCGGTATCAATGGGATTGCCATCATCACCGGGAGCTTTCTGATCGGCCGCCTTGCCGGCATTGTACAGGAAAGGACCCTGCTTCGGACAGCCGTCTGCATCGCTGTGAGCGCGACTGCATTATTGCTGACTATGACCATCATTAAAGGGCCGCTGTTTATGCTGGTCATCCCGATATTCATCTATATGACGTCCATGGGGATGATCCTTACCAGCTCCTTTACGCTCGCCTTGAAAAATCAGGGGCATCGCGCCGGAAGTGCGAGTGCCGTTATCGGCATGATGCCGCTCCTCCTGGGCAGCATCGTCTCCCCTCTTGTCGGGATCAATGAAGCATCAGCCGTACCTATGGGAAGCATCTTATTTACCACTTCCTTCATCGGCTTCGTCCTTTTCTTTACATTGACGAAAGAAAAACAGTCTAATTTCAAGATTAATCCGGAGGGGTGAATCCCCTCCTTTTTTATAAATATTGCCCCGCCGCCAGAACTGCGAAGAAGATGGACATGATGGTAGCTGCAAGCCAGTTATGGTAGTAAGCTTTGCTATCCCGATCGGTCATCCATAGTTCTAATCCCCGATTAAAGTTGAGTAATACGAAAAACCCGATGATGGGAGCGATTCTTACAAAAAGCGGAAAATAACCTTCAACTAGTACGAAAAAATGGAGATATAGAAAAATCACAAAAATTCCCGCTTCAGCCAGCTGGAAACCCCTTTTCCTTTCTTTAGATAAAATACCCTTAGATTTGATGGGGATGTTAAGATTCTTCTTAAAATAAATTTTGCTGATGAGGAGATTTACGATAAGGAATATTGCCAAAATAAAGATATTAATCATTTCCGGGCTCCCTTCTAAGGAAAGTCTCTTCGAATGATTATAATTATGAAATAAAAAAGCTAAAGTTGCAGATGTCCCTTTTAGTTTTACTGAGGGAAACCGCGAAATCTGCATTTTGCATAGGGAGAATTATCACTTTTTCTACCCAAAAAAGTAATGATTCTACATAAAAATGTAAGGATTCTACATAAATTTGCAGTTATTATACCTTAATTACATATTTTCCCAAAAACACACCTCTTAGAATGCCAAATACCTGTCTATGCTGTACGCATGAATATATTCATGATTAACAGCAGATGACTATGTTAAAAGATTTTTCTGAAGGGTGATGTAAATGGACTTGAATTGGATATGGAAATCGATATTGATTGTATTGGCAGGCACCCTGCTGCTCAGGATCGCCGGCAGAAAATCAATATCCCAAATGACACTTGCCCAGACTGTAATCATGATTGGTATAGGTTCTTTATTGATACAGCCTCTCGCCGGAAAAAACATTTGGACAACAATTACTGTTGGAGCAATTCTGGTAGTAACCCTGGTTGTCATGGAGCTTTTACAGGTGAAGTTTGATAAAATTGAAAAATTCATTACTGGAAGAGCAAAAGTACTGATCAACAATGGAAATCTTGATGAGAAAGGCCTGAAAAAGGTAAGGCTGACGGTTGACCAGCTGGAGATGAAGCTTAGGCAGAACAATGTGTCCAGCCTGAATGATGTCAAATGGGCAACATTGGAGCCAAACGGGCAAATTGGATTCGAGCTGAAGGAAGATGCCAAGCCGGCTTTGAAAAAGGATCTCCAAATGCTTCAGCAGCAGATGAACCAAATGATCATGCTCCTGAAGGGAAGTACAGTCCCTATGCCTCCGAATGACTCATCTAAGCAGGATCTATTTGCCGAAGTGGCGAGAAAATCCCATACCACAGAGCCGCCAGAGCAGCTCCAGTAGATGGCGGCAAGAAATAGGCTTTTAGTTGTTCTTTCAACTGTTTTTGGGGTCTTTTTTGCGGCGTTATGTATTTTTTATCTTTTCAAAGACGATTCCTCCCGCTGGCAGGTAGCTCTTGGAGGAATCATCGTAAGCGCACTTCCCTTATTACTGATCTTATTAAAAAAAACGTTCCCGACTTCCCTGGTCTTCGGCTACTTTTTGTTCGTATTCTGCTCCATCTATCTGGGGTCGATTGCAAGCTTCTATCGCAAATATGCCTGGTGGGATAGCACGCTTCACCTTTATAAAGGAATCTTTGCCGGCATAGCTGCCGTCTTTGTTTTTAAGATATTATCCGGTGGAAAGGGAAATTCCCGCTCAATTTTATTCCTTTTCAGCTTTTCTTTGTCTGCTGCGGCCAGCATCCTCTGGGAAATTTATGAGTTTGCCGGCGACCAGCTTGTTACTGAAACGATGCAGCGCGGCGGCAATAAGGATACCATGATAGATCTCATTGCCGGTACTTCAGGTGCATTACTAGCAGGCATATACAATATCTCAAGGTTCAGGAAACTATAACGGCCGGCTCCTCAAAGGAACCGGCCTTATTTTCAGCTTTTTAAAATATCTTCGATTCTGTTAAGCTCTTCAGCAGTAAACTCCAAATTATCCAGTGCAGCTACATTTTCTTCAATCTGGGAGACCCTGCTTGCACCGATCAGGGCAGATGTCACCCTGCCTCCGCGAAGGACCCATGCCAGAGACATTTGTGCAAGGCTTTGCCCGCGTTCAGAGGCGAGTTCATGCAGCTTTCTGACTTTTTCGATTGTCTGCTCTGTCACCTGGTCCCCTTGAAGCGCACCGGTCTTGCTGGCAGCCCTGCTGTCAGCCGGGATGCCGTCAATATACTTATTGGTCAGCAGTCCTTGTGCAAGCGGACAGAAGGCAATTGACCCTGCACCATTCTTATCCAGAACATCCTGCAGGCCATCCTCGATCCAGCGGTTCAGCATTGAATAGCTTGGCTGGTGGATAACGAGCGGCGTCCCAAGTCTGTTAAGAATTTTCACTGCTTCTTCAGTCTGCTCTGCCGAATAACTGCTGATGCCGACATATAAGGCTTTCCCTTGTCTGACAATAGAGTCCAAAGCCCCCATTGTTTCCTCTAACGGTGTGTCCGGGTCAGGACGGTGTGAGTAGAAAATGTCCACATAATCAAGCCCCATCCGCTTCAAGCTTTGGTCCAGACTTGAAATGAGGTACTTCCTGCTTCCCCACTCCCCATAGGGACCGGGCCACATATAATAGCCTGCCTTCGTTGAAATGATCATTTCATCCCTGTAAGGAGCAAAATCCGACTTCATCATCCGGCCGAACATCTCCTCAGCCGAGCCTGCCGTAGGGCCGTAGTTATTGGCCAGATCGAAATGAGTAATGCCAAGGTCAAATGCCTTCCTGAGCATCTCCCTTCCATTTTCGTATGTATCAGTTCCCCCAAAATTATGCCATAAGCCCAGGGAGATGGCCGGGAGCCGGAGGCCTGAGCGACCGCTTCGATTGTATTTCATCGTCTCATAGCGTTTTTCTCCTGCAAGGTATACCATCGATCTTCCTCCTTCAAGTATTGCGTTCTTTTCCATATTAAACGCTTTCACGGCGCTGTACAAAGAAACTGCCCAAAGCATGATATCTTCTTAAATGAAAATAAAGATTAGCCGGGAACTAATCTTTATCTTAAGTCCATTACTTTATCTTTTGCCTTCTGGCTCTGCAGAAAGTGGTACAGTGCTCCAATCAGATTAGAGTCGTTTCCGAACTTGCACACCTCGGCTTTTACATCAAGAGAATGGATATCCGATTTCATGCTTGATAGCACCCGATTGATTCTATCGCAAAAATCATGCCGGGCCGAAATCGCACCGCCGATCAGGATTTTTTCCGGGTCAATGATATAATGCAGATTCAGAATCCCGACAGCCAGGCGTTTGTAGAAGCGGTCTATTTCTTCCTGAATCTCTTTATCTCCATTCTCTGCCATCTCAAACACTTTACGGCCGTCCAGTGTTTCTGGATCCAAACCTTTTTTGGCTGCTGCAATATTGACCAGTGCCCCAGTGGCACCAAGATCGCTCCAGCTTCTTCCTAAAGGACCCTCTAAATAATCCTCCATGATCATATAGCCGAACTCTCCGCCATGGAAGCTCGCTCCATGCCTGACTTTTTTGTCCAGGACAATGGCCCCGCCTATTCCTGTCCCGATGACGATGCAGATATAATCCCGGACATCCTTTGCTGCACCGATCCAGCCCTCTGCAAGGCCGGCACAATTAGCGTCATTTTCCAGTTCTGCGGGAAGCCCTGTCCTTCTTTCCACCAGCTCCCTGATGTTGG is a window from the Bacillus infantis NRRL B-14911 genome containing:
- a CDS encoding histidine phosphatase family protein, which produces MTEICLVRHGQTDWNAEGRIQGRTDIELNEMGVRQAAACRDHLANENWDIIISSPLQRARQTAEIINQNIQKPLVLMEEFIERSFGRAEGLTAVERHALFPDRDYPEMESKEDHHTRLSEGLDKISMLYSGKRVILVSHGASINALLSLLSSGVIGSGRTKLENACICSLKFNEKGWLVEYYNESGHLKAL
- a CDS encoding DUF4181 domain-containing protein, which translates into the protein MINIFILAIFLIVNLLISKIYFKKNLNIPIKSKGILSKERKRGFQLAEAGIFVIFLYLHFFVLVEGYFPLFVRIAPIIGFFVLLNFNRGLELWMTDRDSKAYYHNWLAATIMSIFFAVLAAGQYL
- a CDS encoding LTA synthase family protein; this encodes MKQFKKLTPVWVAVFFMWLKTAAVSFIGFNLHAASLLEVMLLTFSPLGLLMLLIGGGLFWKKKVKPAGIWLIMLVLTGILYSDLLYYRFYTDFVTVPILFQFKNVGGLGPSTLELISPWDLLLFIDLLLYFLFIRKKKLTKMTVTGKTAWQYGGACIALFLMTGVIGLVNAPHLFTESYNRPQLVKNIGLYPYHLYDIGVAASYPLQKAFADASDAKASAEYVNGRTAEPSDYFGAAEGMNVVLISMESTQGFVLNQKVKGEEITPFLNSLSKDSFYFNNLYDQTAQGKTSDSEFMVDNGLYPLSSGSAFVRKFENTYKSLPHILKNEEGYKAAVLHGNEPTFWNREDMYKSLGYDRFFSKGDYEVTEENSVNYGIKDIPFFQQSIPHLKSLEKPYYTRFITLTNHFPFLLEEEDRLIPEAETSEMVVNRYVTTVRYQDEAIKTFFQEMKDSGEYDNTVFVLYGDHYGISDKYEHGVLELLRQEDTLVNRMKLQKIPLIIHIPGQEGKSISTIGGEIDIRATLLHLLGINPEEHYSFSRNLFARNPDQPVVFRDGSFIAEDYLYKSGSCLKIDSGEEADISKCEPYLETARKELGMSDDVVNGDLLRFLK
- a CDS encoding GNAT family N-acetyltransferase, with product MQIRLAERKDIDQLIRMRWDFTLEDYEEGTFSEKDYPEFEKECRFFLEEAIEGDIWYIWIAEDHGKVVSHMYIERIQKVPRPGRITYPFAYMTNVYTVPEYRGKGVGSRLITAINTWIEENHYEFIIVWPSEEGVEFYKRNGYKHCNAPMEYFPQN
- the mgrA gene encoding L-glyceraldehyde 3-phosphate reductase, whose protein sequence is MVYLAGEKRYETMKYNRSGRSGLRLPAISLGLWHNFGGTDTYENGREMLRKAFDLGITHFDLANNYGPTAGSAEEMFGRMMKSDFAPYRDEMIISTKAGYYMWPGPYGEWGSRKYLISSLDQSLKRMGLDYVDIFYSHRPDPDTPLEETMGALDSIVRQGKALYVGISSYSAEQTEEAVKILNRLGTPLVIHQPSYSMLNRWIEDGLQDVLDKNGAGSIAFCPLAQGLLTNKYIDGIPADSRAASKTGALQGDQVTEQTIEKVRKLHELASERGQSLAQMSLAWVLRGGRVTSALIGASRVSQIEENVAALDNLEFTAEELNRIEDILKS
- a CDS encoding Bcr/CflA family efflux MFS transporter, whose protein sequence is MLQNPTGRERLALAFLLSSLGILGPFNIDMYLPSFPDIGRDLDASASLVQLSLTACLMGLAAGQMIVGPISDAQGRRTPLLIGISLFSIASLFCALAPNITTFIAARFFQGLTASAGIVLSRAVVRDVFSGTELTKFFSLLMVINATAPMIAPMTGGALLLLPFASWHTIFYFLCALGLAIVTLISIRLPETLPAEKRIPSSLGGTVKAMGGLFKDRSFIGYALIVGFVHGGSFAYVSGTPFVYQGIYGVSPQVFSILFGINGIAIITGSFLIGRLAGIVQERTLLRTAVCIAVSATALLLTMTIIKGPLFMLVIPIFIYMTSMGMILTSSFTLALKNQGHRAGSASAVIGMMPLLLGSIVSPLVGINEASAVPMGSILFTTSFIGFVLFFTLTKEKQSNFKINPEG
- a CDS encoding GNAT family N-acetyltransferase; the protein is MNMNKDKIHLKKMETKEGCLVEAASLYNLVWNKEDQSFVERLMRHGSYDGFQGEMAYEGDARLAGFVYGYYSQKGQYYRGLIEKELSEEEALTWLEDCFEVVELAVHPESRKQGIGRLLEQRVLAQLPNKTAILTTQKDNIAARQLYWSLGWTTVKESFFPDQTGTAYVIMGKRLSHYKSPIAGGSEHD
- a CDS encoding aminotransferase class V-fold PLP-dependent enzyme encodes the protein MESLTYKLASEQSEFEQIHQLNYQTFVEEIPQHSKNDKNELIDRFHQENTYMIAKKGEEVVGMIAIRAKRPFSLDYKLESLDDCLPVKGTACEVRLLSIKKAYRSSRVFYHLCERLVQFCLEKGYTMALISGTVRQLKLYRRIGFIPFGPLTGEEGAQFQPMYLTKENFERSTKAFIRLMEKKTEPAKRISLLPGPVSIHPEAERAFREPAISHRSEEFKKELHQLRSSLCHMTGAAHAEVVVGTGTLSNDLVAAQLSCLRGTGLILANGEFGFRLIDHAKRQGLSFQSIEKEWNEPIHLYEIEQLIKSNSSISWIWTVHCETSTGYLYDLDSLKELCGSRGIELCVDACSSAGAVPLDLKEIYLASAVSGKGFGSYPGLAIVFHRERILGGNHIPRYLDLKMYQEHESIPYTHSSNLVTALNKACGLIDYEKTSRIGKQARERLLANGWIVLGDESYSPGIITILVPETISSKKIGDYCKSKGVLISYESEYLLKRNWIQAAFMGSISEQEAAEALKILEHAFKIQNEKRYQYETV
- a CDS encoding DUF421 domain-containing protein, which translates into the protein MDLNWIWKSILIVLAGTLLLRIAGRKSISQMTLAQTVIMIGIGSLLIQPLAGKNIWTTITVGAILVVTLVVMELLQVKFDKIEKFITGRAKVLINNGNLDEKGLKKVRLTVDQLEMKLRQNNVSSLNDVKWATLEPNGQIGFELKEDAKPALKKDLQMLQQQMNQMIMLLKGSTVPMPPNDSSKQDLFAEVARKSHTTEPPEQLQ
- a CDS encoding ROK family protein; protein product: MRNYAAFDVGGSSIKYALMDEAGSIIKKSSIPTPKEGIEAFIEAIGNAVEDLRFISPVEGIAMSMPGAVDVASGTIHGASAVPYVHGPNIRELVERRTGLPAELENDANCAGLAEGWIGAAKDVRDYICIVIGTGIGGAIVLDKKVRHGASFHGGEFGYMIMEDYLEGPLGRSWSDLGATGALVNIAAAKKGLDPETLDGRKVFEMAENGDKEIQEEIDRFYKRLAVGILNLHYIIDPEKILIGGAISARHDFCDRINRVLSSMKSDIHSLDVKAEVCKFGNDSNLIGALYHFLQSQKAKDKVMDLR